From a region of the Streptomyces sp. NBC_00193 genome:
- a CDS encoding C40 family peptidase — MRKRRRGSIALTLLCAMALLSAPGALAGTAFAAPEPQQGKSLEQVRKEIEGLYREAGTATDAFNLAESETKTQSDKIVEIANLVLAGQDRITALKGRAGAAARAQYRSGGLPPGAQLALSNDPTQFLDGNDRLRQGEKATSDLLSELNRTQTDLQQYARDASAHWETLEANRVKQEAAKKQVEEKIKAAEELESKLEAEQKARLLELEAEAQRKAQNDWLSNGGMTGSTGAAATDAGTRAVQFATAQMGKPYVWGAEGPGSFDCSGLTSQAWLAAGKRIPRTSQEQLRLPKVAVKDMRPGDLIIYFDDASHVGMYVGGGAMIHAPRPGRNVTMAGAGSMPIKAVVRPDA, encoded by the coding sequence ATGAGGAAACGACGACGGGGTTCGATCGCCCTCACTCTGCTCTGCGCGATGGCGCTGCTGTCCGCGCCCGGCGCACTGGCCGGCACCGCGTTCGCGGCGCCGGAGCCCCAGCAGGGCAAGTCCCTGGAGCAGGTCCGCAAGGAAATAGAGGGCCTCTACCGCGAAGCCGGCACGGCCACGGACGCCTTCAACCTCGCCGAGAGCGAGACCAAGACGCAGTCCGACAAGATCGTGGAGATCGCCAACCTGGTCCTCGCGGGCCAGGACCGCATCACCGCCCTGAAGGGCCGCGCGGGCGCCGCCGCCCGCGCCCAGTACCGCTCGGGCGGGCTGCCGCCCGGCGCGCAACTGGCCCTGAGCAACGACCCGACGCAGTTCCTGGACGGCAACGACCGGCTGCGCCAGGGCGAGAAGGCCACCTCGGACCTGCTCTCCGAACTGAACCGCACGCAGACCGACTTGCAGCAGTACGCGCGGGACGCGAGCGCGCACTGGGAGACCCTGGAGGCCAACCGGGTCAAGCAGGAGGCCGCGAAGAAGCAGGTCGAGGAGAAGATCAAGGCCGCGGAGGAGCTCGAGAGCAAGCTGGAGGCCGAGCAGAAGGCCCGGCTGCTGGAGCTCGAAGCCGAAGCGCAGCGCAAGGCGCAGAACGACTGGCTGTCCAATGGCGGGATGACCGGCTCCACGGGCGCCGCGGCCACCGACGCGGGCACGCGGGCCGTGCAGTTCGCGACCGCCCAGATGGGGAAGCCGTACGTGTGGGGCGCGGAGGGACCCGGTTCGTTCGACTGCTCCGGGCTGACCTCGCAGGCCTGGCTCGCGGCGGGCAAGCGGATCCCGCGCACCTCGCAGGAGCAGCTGCGGCTGCCGAAGGTCGCGGTCAAGGACATGCGGCCGGGCGACCTGATCATCTACTTCGACGACGCGAGCCACGTCGGGATGTACGTCGGGGGCGGCGCGATGATCCACGCCCCCCGCCCCGGCCGCAACGTCACCATGGCGGGCGCGGGCTCCATGCCGATCAAGGCCGTGGTCCGGCCGGACGCGTAG
- a CDS encoding class I SAM-dependent methyltransferase yields MASRSTPPPRRPVGTVTRGTTNPNRLRRMDRWIAATHGAALRRADEPVAVDLGYGAAPWTAVELLARLREAAPRVRVVGIEIEPARVAGAKPYEREGLSFRHGGFEVPLDGGVRPALIRAANVLRQYDEEQVEAVWERLCSRLAPDGLLVEGTCDEIGRRHVWVALGPEGARTVTFATRLGSLERPSDLAERLPKALIHRNVPGEPVHAFLRDFDRAWAAAAPYASYGARQRWIRTARALAGDWPLADGPVRWRQGELTVRWEALRPSG; encoded by the coding sequence ATGGCTTCCCGCTCCACCCCTCCCCCTCGTCGCCCCGTCGGCACGGTGACCCGCGGGACGACGAACCCGAACCGCCTGCGCCGCATGGACCGCTGGATCGCGGCGACGCACGGGGCGGCGCTGCGGCGCGCGGACGAGCCGGTCGCGGTGGACCTCGGCTACGGGGCCGCGCCCTGGACCGCGGTGGAGCTGCTGGCACGGCTGCGGGAGGCGGCCCCGCGGGTGCGGGTGGTCGGCATCGAGATCGAACCGGCCCGGGTGGCGGGCGCCAAGCCGTACGAGCGGGAGGGCCTGAGCTTCCGGCACGGCGGCTTCGAGGTGCCGCTGGACGGCGGGGTGCGGCCGGCGCTGATCCGGGCGGCGAACGTGCTGCGCCAGTACGACGAGGAGCAGGTCGAGGCGGTGTGGGAACGACTGTGTTCCCGGCTGGCTCCCGACGGGCTGCTGGTGGAGGGGACCTGCGACGAGATCGGGCGGCGGCACGTGTGGGTCGCGCTCGGGCCCGAAGGGGCGCGCACGGTGACCTTCGCGACCCGCCTGGGCTCCCTGGAGCGCCCCTCCGACCTGGCGGAGCGGCTGCCGAAGGCGCTGATCCACCGCAACGTGCCGGGCGAGCCGGTGCACGCGTTCCTGCGCGACTTCGACCGGGCGTGGGCGGCGGCGGCCCCGTACGCCTCCTACGGTGCACGGCAGCGCTGGATCCGGACGGCGCGGGCGCTGGCGGGCGACTGGCCGCTGGCGGACGGGCCGGTGCGGTGGCGTCAGGGGGAACTCACGGTGCGGTGGGAAGCGTTGAGGCCTTCGGGGTGA